The genomic region AAAGTTTCTTTAGTGTATTTCTGCTTGATGACCTTTGATTTGATGCTTACAAAGTGATCGAGAGTTTGTGTCTCCAGATCTGTTGGTTCTAACGCCGGCCCTCAAACCATTTAGATCAAATGGTCTGGACATGTTTTGCAATCCAACATGGGTCGGTTTGCCGACTGGTCCGAGCGCGCGAGCAAGGAGACCGTGACGGCCATGGTCGCGGCGAACCCCAACTTTTGTCGCCGAGCAGCAGACTCTACAAGGCCACCAAAGCTTAAGTCGTCGCTCGCAACGTACAGGCGGCGCAACCAGACACGGGGGCGGCGCAACCAGACACGGACGCAGGCAGTTGCGCATCCTACGCGCCGCCAGACGTTGTTTTGCCGTGTCGATGGGACGACGAGCGTATTTGGAATTGATTGTGCAGAATTGTTTCAAACCTGTCGATGTCTCAATGGGTACCGCCGCCAGTTGACATAGTCATGGTCAATATTGAGGAGGTCACCACACCGGAATTAGCTGAAGCACCAGCGCTCCGTCGACATTTTGTGGGTACCATCTTTGCTTCAGATTGTCTTTCCATCATTCAAAGGATTCATTCTCAAATAGCGGATCGCTCAAGCATTGGAACGGTAATCTCCGATATCAAAGTTTTGGCTGGTCTCGTCTAGTCTCTTTAGTCATGTTGATGGTTTGTCACGGATCATACTTAGTGCAGTTGTGTGCTTATTCTAATCACTTTTATCATGTGTAACGATCTTTTTTCTCACCTTCAGAAGAATGAAACTCTGATCGAGGCCCTattcttattatgatgatttgGATATTGAATTGCCTTTGACTGATTATTATTATGATGATAGGGTGTTTTCTCCGTTCGGTCGGCTTGGCCAGCCCGGAAGTAATACAAAGCGTTATCAGCTTTCGACCCGAGTACAGTAGGAATAGTTAACCAAAGGAAGAACGCTCTTGATACATTCTAAATGTATACTTTCTGTGATCAATAAGCTGACATTCTCTCCCCAAAAAAAGAACTTCCAAGCTCTTCGCGTATCATCTTTGTCCAGTTTAAGCTTACTACGGCTGGTTACAAGTACAGTAAAGACGAGACATCATCGCCACCGTCAAATAATTTTCATCCAACGTCCAAATGGAGCAAAAGATCCAAGTTTGCTCAGGAGAACTGCTGACCACTACCAAAATACAGATACAAATACACCGTGTCGTTCAACAAAAGCATTCTTCCAGGTACAAAACCCAAACCTCTGAACACAAAGTGTAACATATAACATACAGGCAGTGTTTATGTTCACGGGTGGCAACACCAACACGGAGGAGTGTACACCCAAAATGTCTTAGTCTTTTTATCACACAAGCTATACAAATGGTACCAGTCTTCCACCTCTCATTCTTCAGCTGGAACCTAATCTCATCCTCATCCTACCCGATCATAATATATAGCAACCAGTAAATTTACTCTACCTCGGCTAGAAATATTGCTCGCCAAAATTGCCCTGGTACCAAAAGAATATTAACTGAAACAACCAATAGCCCAAATCAATCTACAACTTGAAAGATACCTTTGGGATCCTCATGCTCCCTCTGTAAAAAAAGACTGAAACAATCGACATCATCTATGTTCTTCAAAAGCCAACTCAGTAGTTTCCCATTGGAGGCATCCCATATGCCGGCATCGGACCAGGACCCATCGGAGGCATACCCATCCCACCCATCGGAGGCATACCCATCCCGCCCATAGGAGGCATACCCATGCCGCCCATAGGAGGTGGACCCCCCATACCAGGCGGAGCAGGCAAGGCGAGAGGGAGCAATTGAGCGTACATGTTCTGTATAACAAAACACAACTTGTCATGCTAACTGCTTAAGAACAAATAACAGGACACTGAACAAAAAGAAGAGCGCTTTATATTACCTGCTGAGCAACAACGTCCTTCTCTTCCTGCTCTTTGGCTTTTTCTTCTTTCTGCGATTCAATCCTGTCCTTCACCAGGTCATCTACCTTGCTTGTGTACTCACGGATGAACTGCATACATAGCAAGAATGCTATTATAACAAAACTGAACATTTCCAAACATGCAAACAGACTTAATATACCTGTAATAGGTAGGGGAAAGCAAAGTCCAGCATGTTGTTTGTCCATGCAAGCTCGAGAGCAACATCCGCACGAATCAAGTCGTAACAAATGAAGAGGCAAGAAGCAAAACATTCTTTCTTTCCCTGCAATAGTCAGAGATGCTTACTGATTAGAAATGCAATACTGCACAGACAACACTGGTCTACCAGATTAGTTCTTAATTTGCATGTTTCTTGGATTTATCTACTCTTAGCTAGTTGATATGCACAGGATGCAACACTCAGAATTGGGAATCTTAGAAAGGTGATCACAGCACTAAAACCAGCACGAAAGAAAATATCTGCTGCAATTATCTAAGAAGGCAATAATATTAGCACAGTTTGCGCACTCATAAAATGCTTTTTTTCACTAACCTGCTCGATGAAATAGACAAGTAAATCCTCCGACAGCTCACGGTCACCAGACTGTGAGCATGTTTCCATGCAATCCTTGTACATGTTGTCTTTTTTCGATAGGGCAATAGATTGCTTCCATCTGCCAGCTTTCTTGTAAATGTAAGCAGCAATCCTCCTCATCTCAAGCAATTCATGTTTCTCAAGCTGATCAAGAGTTAAGAAACTGATTATAAAAACAATAACGCCATTAACAAGCATTACATATTCGTCTATTTATTTACTGTACCTTCTGGGCAAGACCTATCTGATCAAAGTTATCATGCATGTCAACCGACTCACGGAGCCTCTCATAGTCCTCCTCCTCAACATAAAGCTCATTCAATGCTTCATTGACAGCAGAGACATTGTTGCTCTGAACAGCAACCATGTATGGTTTCACAAGATGCAACTGACCAGCCTATAAATGGAATAAAAATAGTTCAGACTTCTAGATTAGAACATAAAACAGACACACCAGTAGAGACCCTTCCCATAATCATCCCATATACGACATTAAATATTCATTTTGAGGCAAACCTTGCGCATTATGTCTACAACTCTTGTGTGATCCAAGCGAAGCGCAAGCacattgagaagatcattgatgagaTCAGGGTGTTCTTGCAAATAGAAGTGCACAGCCTTGTAATATATCTCAACATTTGCAACCTTAACGGCAACATCCTTAAATTGCATATGATCCCATGCATCTGGAGAATGGTTCATAATAGTGGTAGCAGCATTGTCAAATTCATCATATTGGATGTATAGGTACGTAAGCTCTTTCCAGTGTTGTTGTTCATCACAAGCACGGATAAGCTTAGGAATATTCAGCCGGGTGGAGAAAAGCTTGATGTGTTCCATGAGCTTCTCAGGGCGGTATCTAGCATAAAGGACTCCAAGTTCTGTAAAGATGCCCATGTGCGCACGCTCAAGTCCAAGACCACTCTCCATGAGAGAAATAAGTTCATTGAAGCATCCTCTGTTCTGATAGTATTCACTCACTTCTTCCAAGTCATCAACCTAAACAAAACAAGGCATATCAGAAAGAACTATATAAAAGTGCCTCAGGACTCTGAAGATTTTTTTATAGAACTAGAAACATGTGTTGAAGCATAATTTTGTTGCTTCGCAGAAATTTTCTAGCTTATATATACCTGAATGATGATATTGAGACCGCATATTTGCGCTAGACGGAACTCCTCAGCATCAACACAGGCAAAGCAGACCTCCTTCCATGTTTTAGCGCTGTTAGCCTTGCGAGCAGCATCTACAGCTCCTTGGAACTGCTTCAGCTTGACCAAGGTGACAGCCAACTTAGCCCAGTTAGAGATGAAGGCATAGATGATCTTTGCAGCTTCATAAAGTTCTTCATCGTAAAGCCGGTCACCAACATTTTGGAGATTAGCAACATTTGGCATAAGAATAAACTCTTCAATGTCGCTAAGCCTATCAATCTTCGCATATGCAAAGATGAGCTCTCCATCGACTTTGGGCTCCCTTGCCTTTTGCCTTACCATCAGCAAGTACTTGACAAGATCATGGTATACATCAGCTTCCTCAGCAGCACGGATGACATCAAGGAAATgtgttgcgtcatctgcacggatgAATGACTCAATTGCTTCACTGACTAGACCTTCACGCAACTGGGCCTTGGCAACCTGGCTCCAAACAGCATCTTCTTCAACACGGAATGCAAACTCTTCAGCTCTTTCTATGCTTCGGATGTTATCTAACAGAACATCGACGGCCTGAACATTTAAGTTGAACTTCTTAAATATGGCAAAAGCCTCCTCATACAGTTGTGCCTCGACAGCTACTTCTCCGACAGCAGGGCCATCAAAGTTGTCCAGTCTGTTAACATAGTCCATGACCCTGGATGGGTCTGCCTTAATGGCTGTCAAGATGAGCAGGTTCTGAAGATTAAAGTTTCCACTGAATGCAGAATTCTGGAGGACaatcttttcaagaagttcaatCAGCTCATGCGGGAGGTCAGCTTCCATGAAAGCCTTAACAGCAGCAGAAACTTGCTCAGGGCTCTTGCTTTCAGGCAGTGCGGTAGAAACAACTTGGTCAATGAACTGCCTTCTGTATTCATTTTCAGGCAGTAGAACTTTATCCCAAAGATCACCATCCATTCTTTCAACCACATACCTGACAACTCAAAACATTGGACTGAACGTGTAAGCAATGACGCAACAGATATAATGATTCAGAAAAATAACatatttacatggcatcaaaaggaCAATAAACCATAAACATACCTAGCTTGCAGCTTGAAAAGTGAGTTTTTGTTAGTAACGCTaataagttcatcatcacattgtCCACGCCTGTAAGCAACAACAGCAAGTGTAGGATCCCGCTTTTCACAGTATTTACCAACCACACGAGAGTCATAAAATGGATTGGTAGTAAGGAAATGCTCTGGGTTGTTGTTGCTATCGATGATAATTTTCCCAAGAGCATTATGGACATGCACATCTTGGCTACCCTCGCTCACTAAGTGCTCCAAGAATTGTGTAAGCAGACGTAAGCGGTTCCTGATTAAAAGATCAAAGAAATGAGACCAGCTAAAAAGGCAGGCATGTGCAAAGTGTACAGAGACAATGATTAGAATGAAACCTCTTCTCGCACTCGTCAACTAGTGGTTCAACGGGAAGGAGAGAGCGGACAGATAGAATCAAACCCTTAATGAAATCTTCAGGGCACTCATCATCAAGTAGCTGCCCCACTACCAATGGAGCATTCCCAGGGTTAACCTACAAACCAGATAAAGGGAAACAGACATTAATATAATGAGTATATCAGAAGAAGTACTAAGATAAACTAAGTTTGAAGAGTTACATACCTTCTGTACATAGCCTTCAATATACCTGAGCATGTTATTTGTGTACAGATAGTGAGTCAGATCTGGAACAAAACCAAAGCGGTCACAAACATTAATCAGTGGGCGGGCATCAGGTAGTTTTGCTTCCATCAGAAAGTTCTTTGTCTTCTCAGCATCATAGAAATTAGACTCTCTGGTTACACGCTCAACTTCTTTGATTTGTCCAGTCCTTGCAGCTGATTCTATGTACTTGAAGTGGATATCTGGATCCTCACTGTTGGATGTAAAGAAATATGATGTTTAAGTGTGCTACATTAAGAAAACAATGGTGGTTGAAAGATATCATCAACTGGGCTAAATACCTGGAGCTCAAATAGGATCCCAAGAAAAAGTACAGGCCCTCATAAGATTTAAATTGCTCAAATAGTTTTATGCAACCATCAACACCTAGCTGCTCAGAGTATTCTTTGGCGGCCTTCAGATTTGTTACAGGATTGGAGATGATTAGAATCGataagaaagaagaacaaaaccacaAGAACGAAAGGTAAAGGAACACAGAAAGATTACCTGCACAACTATTTGAAGGTTTCCTCTCAGATTGACCAGTAGAAGGTCTTTCATGCACTCTAGTGCCCATTCTTTTGAAAGGGTTCCAAAGAACTCAACGAGTGCCTATGAAAGGAAGTTGTTAAAAGGCCAGGTAATAATAAATAGACAGTCAAACATAACTGAAGAAAACAAACCTGTGGTTCAATGGCGTGGGTATTTACAATGACACGTTTGATATCAGGCAACTCTGCATAGTGCTGTATCACAATACAAGACTTGTTAAACTGCAAGACAATGAGGATAGATCACAACCAAAACCATGCAAAGATACGGACCTGGAGGGCTCGCAAGTACAAACCAGCCTTTTCACACAGTTGAGCAATGCGTGGGCGGTCGTAATGACTGAACATACCGTTAGCAAGGATGGCATCAGCAACATTAGGGTAAGTCACCAAGTTGATCTCCAAAACCTAAAATAAATTCAAACAGAAGCTACTACTGAGTAACAGGGAGGTCTATATTGTAAAGATTCACAATTAAATAAAAACTAAATGCTGACCTTGGTTTGCagaaaagcatgttcttccaagTTTGGTTTCAGAACATCCAGCAGAAAAGCTGTTGCCTCCCGTATCATATTTCTCTGTTAACAAAAGACGCATAAGGCAGGATGTACAACCAAATTTCGtagtaaaaaggaaaaaaaatataaacCTACCTGAAGGAAGAGATCGGTTATGGTATTATAATCTAATGGACAACCACCCTCCATTTGTGACATCATGAGAGCGAAATTTACAGCTCCCTGGTAAAGAATATATAGGATATACACAGTTAGGCAAAGTCATATAAAGAATAAACCCCACAACCAGGTACCAAATGTTTCACCACAACCCAGTTTGTCTTTAAAGGCCTTAAACAATCTTATTACCTGTGGATCTGTACGTAGGATGGTCTGGAGGAGGAAAAGGTAATCGGGAGTGTACCCAACCTGGAAGAGATAATTAGACAGCACAGTCAATGTTCAAGCTGAACTGGCTACTACCTAC from Triticum aestivum cultivar Chinese Spring chromosome 4A, IWGSC CS RefSeq v2.1, whole genome shotgun sequence harbors:
- the LOC123086338 gene encoding clathrin heavy chain 1; this translates as MAAANAPIAMREALTLTSLGIAPQFVTFTHVTMESDRYICVRETSPQNSVVIIDMAMPSQPLRRPITADSALMNPNTRILALKAQIAGTTQDHLQIFNIEAKTKVKSHQMPEQVVFWKWITPKLLGLVTQTSVYHWSIEGDSEPTKMFDRTANLANNQIINYRCDPAEKWLVLIGIAPGAPERPQLVKGNMQLFSVDQQRSQALEAHAASFATFKVPGNENPSTLICFASKATNAGQITSKLHVIELGAQPGKPGFSKKQADLFFPPDFQDDFPVAMQISQKYGLVYVITKLGLLFVYDLETAAAVYRNRISPDPIFLTAESSTTGGFYAINRRGQVLHATVNDATVVPFVSGQLNNLELAVNLAKRANLPGAENLVVQRFQELFSQTKYKEAAELAAESPQGLLRTPETVAKFQSVPVQAGQTPPLLQYFGTLLTRGKLNAYESLELSRLVVNQNKKNLLENWLAEDKLECSEELGDLVKTVDNDLALKIYIKARATPKVVAAFAERREFDKILIYSKQVGYTPDYLFLLQTILRTDPQGAVNFALMMSQMEGGCPLDYNTITDLFLQRNMIREATAFLLDVLKPNLEEHAFLQTKVLEINLVTYPNVADAILANGMFSHYDRPRIAQLCEKAGLYLRALQHYAELPDIKRVIVNTHAIEPQALVEFFGTLSKEWALECMKDLLLVNLRGNLQIVVQAAKEYSEQLGVDGCIKLFEQFKSYEGLYFFLGSYLSSSEDPDIHFKYIESAARTGQIKEVERVTRESNFYDAEKTKNFLMEAKLPDARPLINVCDRFGFVPDLTHYLYTNNMLRYIEGYVQKVNPGNAPLVVGQLLDDECPEDFIKGLILSVRSLLPVEPLVDECEKRNRLRLLTQFLEHLVSEGSQDVHVHNALGKIIIDSNNNPEHFLTTNPFYDSRVVGKYCEKRDPTLAVVAYRRGQCDDELISVTNKNSLFKLQARYVVERMDGDLWDKVLLPENEYRRQFIDQVVSTALPESKSPEQVSAAVKAFMEADLPHELIELLEKIVLQNSAFSGNFNLQNLLILTAIKADPSRVMDYVNRLDNFDGPAVGEVAVEAQLYEEAFAIFKKFNLNVQAVDVLLDNIRSIERAEEFAFRVEEDAVWSQVAKAQLREGLVSEAIESFIRADDATHFLDVIRAAEEADVYHDLVKYLLMVRQKAREPKVDGELIFAYAKIDRLSDIEEFILMPNVANLQNVGDRLYDEELYEAAKIIYAFISNWAKLAVTLVKLKQFQGAVDAARKANSAKTWKEVCFACVDAEEFRLAQICGLNIIIQVDDLEEVSEYYQNRGCFNELISLMESGLGLERAHMGIFTELGVLYARYRPEKLMEHIKLFSTRLNIPKLIRACDEQQHWKELTYLYIQYDEFDNAATTIMNHSPDAWDHMQFKDVAVKVANVEIYYKAVHFYLQEHPDLINDLLNVLALRLDHTRVVDIMRKAGQLHLVKPYMVAVQSNNVSAVNEALNELYVEEEDYERLRESVDMHDNFDQIGLAQKLEKHELLEMRRIAAYIYKKAGRWKQSIALSKKDNMYKDCMETCSQSGDRELSEDLLVYFIEQGKKECFASCLFICYDLIRADVALELAWTNNMLDFAFPYLLQFIREYTSKVDDLVKDRIESQKEEKAKEQEEKDVVAQQNMYAQLLPLALPAPPGMGGPPPMGGMGMPPMGGMGMPPMGGMGMPPMGPGPMPAYGMPPMGNY